The DNA sequence AAGGTTTTAAACGCTTCCCTCACGGAAGCCTGTTCGCCAGGTGATACCCTTGTTCTACGAGGTGGAGCTCAGTGACGTAGGTTACGTGAAGCCCGTCGACCTAGGGAAGGATGTGAGGGAAGTGCTCAGGGAACAGTTTAAAGCTAAGTACGTAGGGAGGTTCGTCAAGGAAGCGGGCCTCATATTAGATGTGCTCGAGGTCACTGACTTCGGCTATGGTACCTCGATAATAGGGAGCCCGAACATATACGTGAGGGCTAAGTTCAAGGCCCTCAGCTATATGCCCCTGAAGGACGAGGTCATAGAGGGAGAAATAGAGAACGTAGTTGACTACGGTATATTCGTGACAGCAGGTCCTATAAACGGATTCGTTCACATATCTCAGCTTGGAGACGATGTGTTTGTCCACAGAGGAGGAGTGATACAGGGGAGGAAGCTAAAGGTGACTCTCAGGCCCGGAGATATTGTCAGGGCTAGGGTAACCGCTGTTAGCAAGCCGGATCCCTCAGCTCCGCTCAGGAACGAGCCCGTGATAAAGGTAGCGTTGACTATGAGGCAGCCCAAGCTCGGGAAACTGGAGGTGGTTGAGTGAGGTACAAGGCTTGTAGGAACTGCAAAGCGTTGATTGAGGATAAGGAGGAGAGGTGCCCTATGTGTGGGTCAGAGGACTTCACTTACAACTGGGAGGGGATCGTTGCTATAGTGGATCCCTTCAAGTCACAGATAGCTAAGGCTTTAGGCTATGAGAAGGCGGGGATATATGCTCTCAAGGTATACTGATAGCTAAGCTTAAAAAGTCCTCTAGGTCGGGTCAGGAGGTGTAGGAATGGAGCTGGAGCTAGTGAAGAAGAGGGAGAACCCACTACTCAAGAGGG is a window from the Candidatus Korarchaeum sp. genome containing:
- a CDS encoding DNA-directed RNA polymerase; this encodes MFYEVELSDVGYVKPVDLGKDVREVLREQFKAKYVGRFVKEAGLILDVLEVTDFGYGTSIIGSPNIYVRAKFKALSYMPLKDEVIEGEIENVVDYGIFVTAGPINGFVHISQLGDDVFVHRGGVIQGRKLKVTLRPGDIVRARVTAVSKPDPSAPLRNEPVIKVALTMRQPKLGKLEVVE
- the spt4 gene encoding transcription elongation factor subunit Spt4 — its product is MRYKACRNCKALIEDKEERCPMCGSEDFTYNWEGIVAIVDPFKSQIAKALGYEKAGIYALKVY